The genomic interval TGACTTATTAGAGCTGCGGCGCTGTGTGCATATCACATGCAGAAAGTTTTTAGTAAatgttcattgtgtcttatgtgtCTTCAGGAAAACGCGCTCTTGTGGTGTTGGCTCATCAGGAGCGGACGTCCTTCAATTATGCCATGAAGGAGGCTGCTGTACAGGCGCTCAAGAAGAATGGATGGGAGGTCACAGTGTCTGATCTATATGCCATGAAATTCAACCCTTTAGTGTCCAGGGATGATATTACAGGTAATGGATTCAACAGGTAAATATTTGTGTACCCATGTGGCAATTGTGATAAAATACTGCAGCACAATAACGCTATATGTGATGTTCTAAACAGTTTTGTCCAAGGCTGTAGAGTTGGGACCAATTTTggctatagtttaaaaaaaaaataaaaatctaacccCCACTTTCAAAATGTATTACCGTAAATATTTTTAATCAtagtatacaattattaataattaattagatgaatagtttgttacatatttactttcttaGGCGTTAAATCActggcattttaaagaggacctttcatgtcctcatgaatgtgcagtattatataatgCTAACAGCACTATATGACGgtaggctgtaaggcccgcccttctgacagtggggagatattggttacgaaactaacggcaccgatatgtCCAGCGCCGGGGCACACACCAGTaaagctcactgtcggctttctagtggtatattataCCACACATTGATGGGAGCATGAAAGATTTCCTTTAATGAATTAGAGATCTTTACTGCCTCTGACTGATGGCTGTCAGGGATTTGTAAATGAGTTGGAGTCAGAGCAGGAGTCTCCCCGCTCTGACTTTGTCATCTCCTCTGTAGCATACAAGTCAAGaaatggcttcctgctctaccagtagCAGAACCAGGAAGAATCTGGCTTCATTCACTTACTACTCCCTGCTATTGCTCGCAGCCTCCTCCTTCAGCCTTCAATGGCCTCGGTTTGCCACACATCAAGTAGCAATGACATAATGTGCAATGCACATTATGTGGGGCtccctggaggctgaagagggAAGCGTTGGCTGcgagcaggagccgggatacgTATATTAATAAAGGCCGTTActggacctccactgcctattaaaaaaaaatgtgaggcTGCAGGCCACTGGAAATTTGATCAACCGCTGCAATTGACCCTCATAGAAAATGTGTTATGAGGAGAACAATGCAGATTTCGTTCTTAGGAAATGCAAATATTTTCTAGAACAGACATGGTAGGAGAGAGAATGTTGGGGGTGTGGAAGAATCGGAGGCCTCCATACACATGTATAATAGTTGGCTGGTTCTGCTGAACTCAGCAAACTTGTTTCATTTTGctcatatgtacagtatgtatggggGCCTTAGGCTTGTGTAATCCACACCACTTGTCTTATCATTGACTCTGGCTGTTGCTGTCTTAGCTCAGTATCCATACACAGTCATTGATTAAATGGCGTGAATTGCTACAAAGCTCAACATACAGTTATATCTTAGACATATATGTAAATGgttacaggtgtggtctgataCTGGGTCTTGCCTCAACAGAGTGAGGATGGTAATTTTGATGAGTTGCCCATCTTGGCCATTGGGATCTAGTTGTGAGTTATTGGGAACAAAGGGTACATGAGACACACAGTGATAAGTTCCAGAAGGCACAAATAGACCACCAATAGAGAGAATCATTTGCTCTTCTGATAAGCACGAGGAGCTGCCACAGTTTCTTGGTCCGCTGTCCAGAGACATGGGCACCTTTATTACGCATCCTTGTCTGTTCCCGGAAGACTTCCAAGGATTTAGCAGAATGAAATTTGATGTCTCAGGATCCATTGAATCCCAGCAATTCTCACCTATGTTTGCCATGGTGCCAGATACTTGGACTGCTATTGCATGGAACCATATTGTTCTTAGTGATGGAATCCAGGTTCAATATCGGATCTGATGAAAGGTTGGAAAATGGAGGCCTCGTGGTGAGGGCTTCAATCCTGCCTTGGCTGTGGAGCTCCCCCAGCTACTGGTGTTATGATCCAGGGAGCTATCACATACAACAGTCACTCCCTTCTAGTAGTGATACGAGAGACCCTAACAGATCAGCAATATGTGCAGGACCTCCTGCCGCCACGTGTAGCCTCTCATGGCCAGACTTCCAACTGgcatttcagcaggataatgctcacctcATGGCACAACAAGGACCTATTCAGGACAATTAATATCATAATGGGTGGGGGTTGTCATCAGCCCTGGTGGACCGTGGCTGTGTGTGTAATACATGGCAGCCATTTATTTGGATAGGATATAATCCAGCATTCCTCCATAGAGGTTGTACAGTACTATTCACATTGTAACGTGTGGAGATTTTTGTAAGACATATATATGTTGTGCGCAGGAAAATTTCGGGATCCTGAAAACTTCAAATATGGTTCAGAATCATCGGCTGCCTGGAAGGAGGGGCGGCTCAGCAAAGACATTGAAGAGGAGCAGAAGAAGCTGGAAGCTGCCGATCTTGTGATATTTCAGGTGCAAATATGCAGACGTTTTTAGCAGTGTAATAACTGAACCACTTTCcaaaagcaaccaatcacattccAGCTTTCATCTCTTATCCCTTTTGAAAGCAGGAACTTGATTTGTTACCATGGCAATGCCACCATTTTTCCCTCATTTTATCTTCTCTTTGACAGTTCCCAATGTTTTGGTTCGGACTCCCCGCCATCCTCAAGGGCTGGTTTGATAGAGTTTTAACACAGGGATTTGCTTACAGTATGTCATCCTTGTTTGATAATGGACCATTTAAGGTAAGATTGTGGTAAATGATATTTGTATAAAGTGCTGGGCAAAATTGTGTTCCACATCAATATGGCTGCCTTCACCTAACTTTCAGTGCTAATCGTCACGGTCACCCTGCAACACTGCAAATAGTGTGAGTGAATTACACCCTAGAGAGACTCAATCGCAAtaatgatggatttttttttttcaaatttttttatttatattgtatgaaaccaataaaaaaaaaagacatacaaacCGTAGAAAAGTGGCATCCAAACAATAAGGAGTCGTAAGCAAACCAAACGGGGGCAATAATAATGAGAGGTAAATGTAGAAGcaagaagtggggggggggagagaaggagaagaccGAAAACAGAGACGGGTAGTGAGGGAAGAAAGGGAGAgaaggggagggaagaggagagagaaagaaagaggggGGTGATGGGGTAGGAGTTCCAGTAACCCCACCATCGGAAGAAAAGTCCATAGAGAACAGCTCAGTGCACAAGGTCTCTATAATCCTGCGATCTCTGGAAATGGATTCATGGCATCCAAGCCAAAATGAAGGACTCATGCGTGTTCCGAATGTACTCAGTGAGTTCCTCCATGATCTGGATTTTCTCCACCATTCGGATCCAATGAAGGAGCGAGGGAGAGTGGAAGACTTCCAGTGCGGGGGGATGCAAGCTCTGGCAACATTGATCAAATGTTTCAGGGAAGATTTGTAGTAAGTGCGaaggaaatagtatgagaggagggacaaaatatgcagcgCGCGTAGTGACAAGTTTAGCTggtggggaacattaaactgtgggggcagccggAGAGAGATAATAAACTGGGGAAAACTTTAACGTTCCCTTCCAGcttctccagtttaatgtcctcctccagataCACATAGTTTAAGGACCCCTGCCCTCCTTCAGATGCCAGCAGAACCCAAAAGACCCTGTCTCCCTAGATGTCAACAGTACCCTAgggactcctataccaccctaaacatcaatgcAAATCCCAAGACcctccaggatacagtcccatgtaaaacatcactctcttttcagccccTCAACATGCAGTCTCATGCTAAATAATCCTAGCACTCCCCTTCCATCACCTATTACCACAAGACAGTCCTCACTGCTTTCTCTtcttcctctatacagcacacTGCTCAGAGAGGCCCCACcgcttcccatgacatcacaccTACCCGGAGAAGCTAGACAGACCAAGCAGGCAGGGATATAGACTGGGGCTgtctgctcctgcttcaccattgtattcaactcatctgcgtcctctctggatacagatgagttgaatgtgggacatacctcctgcccaCCGGAACTGcgggacatgaccctgaatccaggactgtcccacagaatctgggccggttgggaggtatgtgtatgggagggggagtgaggaaaAAGGGGGGAGAAAGGTGAGAAGGAGAGTTAGTGAGAAATttacatagtaggaagctgagcatgtaaacaaaagcaaAGATGCCAGcagcccccagagacacccagaaatcactcaaaacacgctaaaaggtatatgggtgcatttattaacccattagtagcactaacagacttttaaaaaagacaacaaaaaaacccatttttttttcttgcccggaaaaccccgataagggcgggttcacatctgcgcccggtctccactttgaaggtttctgtcttctgccgacaggaggcgGAAACTcgacagtcagtgtccacccgtgagcgtcttctggtctccgtcgcaaaaaccttttttttttttttttttttaaccaaacacaaagtcctgcatgtccaactttgtgtctggttaaaaaaaaacaactgttttcaccgcagagaccagaagacgctcacgggcggacactttgcaagcccattcaaatgaatgggtttgaaaactgactgccagtttccgtctcctgttcagtttcttgggcagaagacagaaacctgaaagcggagactgggcgtggagttgtgaacctgcccttagctgcaatactagacatgGTCCATAGACGAGAGAGTTGCTGGTGCTATGTTTTAAAAAGCTATGGACTTCCAATTAACCTACAAGTAATAGCATTATAATGGCGGGTACTTTACTACCTTTACAAATATACATTTGTTGTTTCTAAGTGATGTGGCATTTTTTCAGAAAATAGCcgtattttgtatgtaaattatatTCTTGGTGCACTTGTGGTGTATTGGAGCCTGCTGGAGCATCCGCTTTCTTCTCCTACTGCTGACTTCAGGAGAGTATGTCAGTCTTTGCATACGTGCACAATTGCACAAAGATAAAAAGTCCATTTTGAATGGCAGGTCATTTGGAACAGCCGAGCAGTGCTGCTATATGCTCCTATATTCTTCTCCATGGTGTTATGGGAACAGCATAAAACAACACTGCTCAGTTATTCCCATAAGGCCCAGCTACAGGAGTCAAAGAAGCAAATATTCCATCTCATCAGGGATTTGCTGAGAAATAACCCTTTAAGTCTGACATATGCACCACTCCCCTTTCTGCAGGATATCCAGAAGTCCATATTGTAATAAATCAAATGCTCAGCAATTTTCTTTCTTACCATAGGATAAAAAGGCAGTTCTGTCTTTCACCACTGGGGGGCTACAATCCATGTACACCCCAATTGGCATCAATGGAGATATCAATGTCCTTCTCTGGCCTGTACAGGTAATATGACTGATAATATTGTATGACAGATTGGTAGGGACTATTGGTGGCAGGCAGGCAGAAGCCCTGTGTGCTAGTAAATAATATTAAAGatagacaaccaaccaaaaataagcaacctaaagtatatgcgtaaatgcatgggttcctttaaactataccaagccttaaagaaatctgtgtcctcaccatacacataaaatatccacaagaaaaacaatcgtgagtatgacacttagtataaaaggaatatattacacatccagtctaggtcaataaacttgtcataattttatttattacatcatacacatatataaaagatggacattagaaggagaatctacaaatacaaactgactgggtaaagtgaagtgcaacagatggtatgtatatggtatataaagctttatttaaatacattttaaaacatatataggacagaaataatgaatggggtgatacaaccaaatagaacaatgaaggcccaagatggaatactaatggttaatgatgaataaatgacacttacattacatataccgtattttacggactataaggcacactggactataagccgcattgcccatgagcgccttatagtccgtctcggttcatatataaggcgcaccggactataagccgcagtccggtgcgcattatatcttattgaaagcggcggcaggcagactttgccagcagccgcttaaccccccgcgtgccagccgcttctattggaagcgctcggcaggcgaggaggggctctatcagcaaaatcatgctgatagagcccaaccgtaaacgttaggttaaactacccccccccccccccctttaaaataaaagcctgaaacagaatgtgaaacttaccgagcgg from Leptodactylus fuscus isolate aLepFus1 chromosome 7, aLepFus1.hap2, whole genome shotgun sequence carries:
- the LOC142213615 gene encoding NAD(P)H dehydrogenase [quinone] 1-like — translated: MLGKRALVVLAHQERTSFNYAMKEAAVQALKKNGWEVTVSDLYAMKFNPLVSRDDITGKFRDPENFKYGSESSAAWKEGRLSKDIEEEQKKLEAADLVIFQFPMFWFGLPAILKGWFDRVLTQGFAYSMSSLFDNGPFKDKKAVLSFTTGGLQSMYTPIGINGDINVLLWPVQRGILNYCGFQVLEPQINYSIAHSPPEKRSLILEAWQARLDKIWEEQPICFAPNKNFELSFAGGFVLKKEVLEENANNKYGLTVGQHEGKAFPPDNQVKSGSSKHCLNLY